In Rhodamnia argentea isolate NSW1041297 chromosome 1, ASM2092103v1, whole genome shotgun sequence, the genomic window TATCCCCCCAAAACACACTGTCGAGAAGCATTTCTCATTTCCAATTTTACAAATGTCAAGAACACCATAATAAGGAAcataaaatctctctctctctctctctctctctctctctctccctcatgtTCGAGAGCCACACAAAACAACATAAACAGTGACCTGACGCTGCGTTGCATGTATCGTCGTACTCTCCTCCGACTCCGACCATAAAAGAGATCGAGTAGCCACCGCCGTGTCTTCAAGCGCCTTGAAGGCAGCGACTTGTAGACAACCAAACAAAAAAcgtgagaagaaaaagaaaaacagagggtCTGTCTCGACTCGCCTCGCTCATGGATTGCGATCTTCTCCTACCTCCCCGCCATTCTCGATTCCTCCGCTTCCCCCCTCCGGCGGAGCTGCTTCTTCCTTCTCCGGCCTCTCCCTCTCTGAGCCTCGCCTGATTCCCGCCATCGAAGTCGCAGTGTTGCGCCACTCAGggtcacctctctctctctctctctctctctctctctctctctgttttcgtAGTCATCGCGTGGCAATCTGCTCCGAAATTGCTGCGGAATGCGAGGGGATGGCGAAGCGAAACGACAAGAGAGTCGCGTCGAGTtatcgtgttttttttttattttttgggtgaaatttgGCTTGGCTTTGTTGGAAGGTCCGTCGGATGGagcactttctttttcttacgagatttttttttttttttggcaattctacggatgattttgtgtttttctctgCCGAAGAATCATGTGATTGTACTGAACTGCTGTTTTTATTGAGCTTTGCGTTCTGGAAAACTGGGTTGAGCTTTCTCTGCTTCGAGATCATGCGCGGAGAGGagtgaattttgattttgactttgGTTTCTGCTGACTTTCCCGTCTTCATCGGAAGACGAGCAGAGCAGTTAGCACTGTTTTGAAAATGCTGGAAATAGTAACTAGCTGATTTCATCTCTCTCGTGACCTTTGTCTTCGTCCTGATGAAGAGAAGCAAAGTTCTCGTGGGATTCGATCCTCGAGAAGTCGCTGGCTACAGCAGATTCATCTCTTTCTCTCCGCACTGAGAATTTAAGTCTGTAAGCAGAGAGAAACTGTGGCAAATTTTCTCTCGATCtccgagaaaaaggaaagagtcaCGGAAATGAATgtctgttttccttttccgcTGTGGCtttgctctttcttttccaaaaagaagACTAAACGGCTTAGGTTACTCCTTGTCTGGGTTCAATGAACTTTTCCAACTGCGAATGTCGTGTGTTTTCCTTGTCTGTGCGTGCATATGGAATTCCATGTAAGCATGAATATTCGCTGTGACGTCCTTTAGATTCACAGGTTTTGGAGCTTTGCGCTTTTAAATTCTCCGGCTCACCTATCTGAGTCAGATCTTGTTGTTCATCTGGTCACTGGGTCGCTCGAAAATCCATGTGCTTTCAGCCTCTGTGCGGTACTTGAGACAGAATGCGACGAATACAAAAGGGGAAATGTAAAGGAGATTACTTGAGAAAGGACTAgcttttccagaaaaaaaagttctttaaaaatgaaaaagtctCACATGGAGTATGTAATCAACATAAAAAGATGTAGGGGTGTTGAATCTACATATGTCCGAAGGACTTAAGTTATCTTCATTGTACAGGTCATGGGGCATTTCTCCACCATATTCAATGGCCTGGCAAGATCGTTTGCAGTTAAGAAGGGAAGGAGCAGTGGGGATTGTGATGGTAGAGAGACTGCAGAAGCCATGGCAAAAGAGGCCAAAAAGAAGGACTTGATACTGTGCTCATCCGGCATTGTAAATGTCGACGGCTCGAAAAACTTTGCTTCAGTTTTCTCTaagagaggggaaaaaggaGTGAACCAGGATTGCTGCATTGTTTGGGAGGTAGGCATTGAAACCTGAAAGCTTGAAATTCAATTGGGGTCACATTCATTGTTTGTTTCAAGAAATTCAACTAGCTAGCGGTTGTCATTTTGCAGGAGAGAAATTGTTCTGATTTTGTAGTTGCTTGGAACATTTGgtcactttttattttgaagatcATGTTTAAACAACCTGTCCTTTGGTTTATAGAAGTTCAGAGTCTATTAGATATCCTCTTGCGCAGCTTGTATCGTCTCGAGTCATTAATAATACCTCGCGTGCTGTGAAGACAGATAAATCTGTGCGGATTTATCTCGgagtttccttctttttgcttcttttttagcAGAGCTTATATGCGTAAGATCACTTGTATACCATGGATTGTTACCCATGGCAGGTATAATTAGGTTTTCTCATTGTAGTTAGTATATACTGATGATGTAGCTTTTGGTGATAGGAATTTGGGTGCCAAAATGACATGATCTTTTGTGGGATATTTGATGGGCATGGCCCATGGGGACATTATGTGGCAAAAAGGGTCAGAGAGACAATGCCACCCTCATTGTTGTGCAATTGGCAGGAGACTCTTGCTCAAGCTTCCCTAGATCCAGGTCTTGACTTGGAATCGGATAAGAAGTCTCATCGTTTTGACATATGGAAAAGTTCCTACTTGAAGACTTGTGCCGCCATTGATAACGAGCTTGGGCAACATCGAAAGATTGATTCGTTCTACAGTGGGACCACTGCTTTGACTATTGTCAGACAGGTATTAGCAAGAACCCCTCAGTTTTTCATTGCTTTAACTTAGCCTCTGTTTGCAGTGCGTTCATGAATATGCTGTCATGGTTATGTGATAGTTGTTTTTTGCTGTGGCTGCCACATGATGTAAGTTTATTGGATCTAGTTTTAGGTTGCGAAATAAGAGCTGATAATGGGGAGTGCCTCTTCCTAACAATAGACTTACGAGAGGCAATATGAAGATGGCTAGCTCTCTAGGCAATTCAGATGTATAGTGGACTTTGTCTCGGCAAAACGTAACTTCAAATTTGGGCCAAATGAGACATTTCAAAATATTCATGACATGGAAGGTGAACTCCGTCAATAGGTTTCTTTATGCACAAGTGAAGACACCATATAAGAGAAACAGTTGATGAAGTAAACAACCGTTTTGCTGTTCAAAGATTAGTGATTGGCCCATCAGGGGAATCGTTGATTAAGCATTTCTACTTCTTTAGGAACCGATCGTTCAGTGGAAGCTAATCCAATTGATATTTGGCAGGGGGAATACATCATCATAGCCAATGTAGGTGACTCACGAGCTGTATTAGCAACTACTTCTGAGGATGGGAGCTTACTTCCTGTTCAGCTCACTGTTGATTTTAAGCCCAACATACCTCGTTAGTTCCCCTGCCTATCACTCTTTTCCCAGTTTTGCTTCTCATCTGATCTTCACACTTCTGTTGATCTTGCTGCAGAGGAAGCCGAGCGGATAATACAATGCAATGGGAGGGTGTTCTGTCTACATGATGAACCAGGAGTGCACCGCGTATGGCTGCCAGATGATGAATCACCTGGACTTGCCATGTCTAGAGCATTTGGAGATTACTGTGTGAAAGATTTTGGACTTATATCCGTGCCTGAAGTGACACAGAGAAACATAACCAGCAGAGACCAGTTTGTCGTGCTGGCGACTGATGGGGTATGTTGTCTGTTGTTAGTTGTTTGAGCTTTTAAAGGTGGGGGCAAAACGAAGAAAAATCAATAGCTTAGCTTTTTCAGAAAATGCGCATTTGGGTTTGCGCTAGACTTACGCATGTCGAGTTGTTAAATCAGTACTGTCGAAGAGAAACATGCATGTACTGGCGTATAATATGTGCCTTAACAATAGAGGTTCTAGTTTCTAGACAGTAGCATCACTCCTGATAAAAGTTTGATTTACGCCAATGTCAAATCCAAAAGTCACCCAAGTTTCAAGTCCTCCGCTTGGCTAACCCAATTTCAAAAGCCATGCAACCGAACTTTCTCACCTAGCATATTATCATGACAAGCAGGAGTAAAGAATAATCCTCCTGCAAGAGTGGGGCAGATAATTTCACTTCTCTTGAAGAGTGTCCTTGTTGACCTTCATCAACCCTTTGTTTGCAGGGTCAGTTAGAAATTATTTCGCCTTATGAAGTATGGTTGAAGCAGCGATCGCTTCTTATGTTGCGCTTTTCTCTTTCCTGTCTGTCAGGTGTGGGATGTTATATCCAATCAAGAAGCAGTGGAAATTGTATCCGCAATGCCAGACAGGACTAAGTCTGCTAAACGCTTGGTCGAGTGTGCTGTCCGAGCATGGAAGCGGAAGAGGCGTGGAATTGCAATGGACGACATATCAGCCATTTGTCTCTTCTTCCACTCTTCCCCTTTATCTCAGCAAGTTCACCCC contains:
- the LOC115752774 gene encoding probable protein phosphatase 2C 34, with product MGHFSTIFNGLARSFAVKKGRSSGDCDGRETAEAMAKEAKKKDLILCSSGIVNVDGSKNFASVFSKRGEKGVNQDCCIVWEEFGCQNDMIFCGIFDGHGPWGHYVAKRVRETMPPSLLCNWQETLAQASLDPGLDLESDKKSHRFDIWKSSYLKTCAAIDNELGQHRKIDSFYSGTTALTIVRQGEYIIIANVGDSRAVLATTSEDGSLLPVQLTVDFKPNIPQEAERIIQCNGRVFCLHDEPGVHRVWLPDDESPGLAMSRAFGDYCVKDFGLISVPEVTQRNITSRDQFVVLATDGVWDVISNQEAVEIVSAMPDRTKSAKRLVECAVRAWKRKRRGIAMDDISAICLFFHSSPLSQQVHPIKSPK